Proteins co-encoded in one Dasypus novemcinctus isolate mDasNov1 chromosome 6, mDasNov1.1.hap2, whole genome shotgun sequence genomic window:
- the MMRN2 gene encoding multimerin-2 isoform X1, whose translation MLLTLLLGLGGPLAWGLPGAWAQVPRAGFSDPPSPRGPEEWREETEDPSRGPGRRNWCPYQTSKLVTFVAACRAEKFLVHSQQPCPQGAPDCQQVRVLYHTAHRPVYQVRQKVLASVAWRCCPGYAGADCQDHDPTATPEPAGPGEVPGAPVHGPAGFGLGEELSWAGPAAAETVRAQAQQERLLGELQNDVRQAAGSLPSLREALARNLTAAAELPGRSSEQVPLPQVDAFLQVHLSPIWSSFNKSLHSLAQAVRNLSRDVEANRRAIERGQGGAACGADVQKPGAKRESKVQEDARRVGQLQRDLDDCRHGWRPPPPPQTFSEVQADEDPESEPLPKAPELESLQAWLGHLQNNFSALQVAVGRREEEVHDALGGVRAAVAQHGQELKQLFTLSEDASLRLGKAERQLDKLRVDQGALRELRAVLTERSLAMEENKEEVERRLLGLSLTLQQVQGAQASLLPHVRNCSRALSQARAALDERRGLDKPSPQALRKALETLAESVEALRGQGAQAQAELALLGGRVRALARGVAELQRARDAAQRDARQLHSSFAALLEDTLRHEAVLAALFGDEALEELGEAALGPQPPSLEQTRAALWAAGPGAAADRELEGLRGAAASVQQALERHVRLFHGLFGNFQGLLAANVSLDLEKLQALLSRRERRQQGGLEAARRRDRKRGAPWADSGGKASAVAFYASLAAGTAAPQTVKFNTTLLNAGSSYFPEHGYFQAPERGVYFFAVSVEFGPGPGAGQLVFGGRHRTPVHATEEQATTFAVAQLQKDERVWFELTQGTVTKRNPPGATFGGFLISRT comes from the exons TAACTGGTGCCCGTACCAGACGTCCAAGCTGGTGACCTTCGTAGCTGCCTGCAGAGCCGAGAAATTCCTGGTCCACTCGCAGCAGCCGTGCCCGCAGGGGGCTCCGGACTGCCAGCAAGTCAGAGTCCT GTACCACACGGCCCACAGACCGGTGTACCAGGTCAGGCAGAAAGTGCTGGCCTCAGTGGCCTGGAGGTGCTGCCCGGGCTACGCGGGCGCCGACTGCCAGGACCACG ATCCCACGGCGACCCCCGAGCCCGCAGGGCCAGGGGAAGTTCCCGGAGCGCCTGTGCACGGGCCTGCTGGCTTCGGACTGGGTGAGGAGCTCTCCtgggcag GTCCCGCGGCTGCCGAGACGGTCAGGGCCCAGGCGCAGCAGGAACGCCTGCTGGGAGAGCTCCAGAACGACGTCCGCCAGGCGGCTGGCAGCCTCCCCAGCCTGCGGGAGGCCCTGGCGAGGAATCTCACAGCTGCAGCAG AGCTTCCCGGAAGGTCCTCGGAGCAGGTGCCGCTGCCGCAGGTGGACGCCTTCCTGCAGGTGCATCTCAGTCCCATCTGGAGCAGCTTCAACAAGAGCCTGCACAGCCTTGCCCAGGCCGTGAGGAACCTGTCTCGGGACGTGGAAGCCAACCGCCGCGCCATCGAGAGGGGCCAGGGCGGGGCGGCGTGCGGGGCCGACGTCCAGAAGCCCGGCGCCAAACGCGAGAGCAAGGTCCAGGAGGATGCGCGGAGGGTGGGCCAGCTGCAGCGGGACCTGGATGACTGCCGGCACGGCTGGCGccctccgccgccgccgcagACCTTCTCTGAAGTGCAGGCCGACGAGGACCCTGAGTCGGAGCCGCTGCCCAAGGCCCCGGAACTGGAGAGCCTGCAGGCTTGGCTGGGCCATCTGCAGAACAACTTCTCCGCCCTGCAGGTGGCCGTGGGCCGCAGGGAGGAGGAGGTGCACGACGCCCTGGGGGGCGTGAGGGCCGCGGTGGCCCAGCACGGCCAGGAGCTCAAGCAGCTGTTCACGTTGTCCGAGGACGCCTCCCTGCGGCTGGGCAAGGCCGAGCGGCAGCTGGACAAGCTGCGGGTGGACCAAGGGGCGCTGCGCGAGCTCCGGGCGGTCCTGACCGAGCGGTCCCTGGCGATGGAGGAGAACAAGGAGGAGGTGGAGCGGCGGCTGCTGGGGCTCAGCCTCACCCTGCAGCAGGTGCAGGGCGCCCAGGCCTCCCTGCTGCCCCACGTCAGGAACTGCAGCCGCGCGCTGTCGCAGGCCCGGGCCGCCCTGGACGAGCGGCGGGGGCTGGACAAGCCGTCCCCGCAGGCCCTGCGCAAAGCCCTGGAGACGCTGGCCGAGAGCGTGGAGGCGCTGCGGGGGCAGGGCGCGCAGGCGCAGGCCGAGCTGGCGCTGCTGGGCGGCCGGGTGCGGGCGCTGGCGCGCGGGGTGGCCGAGCTGCAGCGCGCCAGGGACGCGGCGCAGAGGGACGCGCGCCAGCTGCACAGCTCCTTCGCGGCGCTGCTGGAGGACACGCTGCGGCACGAGGCCGTGCTGGCCGCCCTCTTCGGGGACGAGGCGCTGGAGGAGCTGGGCGAGGCGGCGCTGGGCCCGCAGCCGCCGTCCCTGGAGCAGACGCGCGCGGCCCTGTGGGCAGCGGGCCCCGGTGCGGCCGCCGACCGCGAGCTCGAGGGCCTCCGCGGCGCCGCCGCCTCGGTGCAGCAGGCGCTGGAGCGGCACGTGCGGCTCTTCCACGGCCTCTTCGGGAACTTCCAGGGGCTCCTGGCGGCCAACGTCAGCTTGGACCTGGAGAAGCTGCAGGCCCTGCTGAGCCGGCGGGAGAGGCGGCAGCAGGGCGGCCTGGAGGCTGCGCGCAGGAGGGACAGGAAGCGGGGGGCGCCGTGGGCCGACAGCGGGGGCAAAG CCTCCGCGGTGGCCTTCTATGCCAGCCTCGCAGCGGGGACGGCCGCGCCGCAGACGGTGAAGTTCAACACGACCCTCCTCAACGCCGGCAGCAGCTACTTCCCCGAGCACGGCTACTTCCAAGCCCCCGAGCGCGGCGTCTACTTTTTTGCGGTGAGCGTTGAATTTGGCCCCGGGCCAGGCGCCGGGCAGCTGGTGTTTGGAGGTCGCCATCGGACCCCAGTCCACGCCACCGAGGAGCAGGCGACGACCTTTGCTGTGGCCCAGCTGCAGAAGGACGAGAGGGTGTGGTTTGAGCTGACCCAGGGGACGGTGACGAAGAGAAACCCGCCGGGCGCTACCTTCGGGGGCTTCCTGATCTCCAGGACCTGA
- the MMRN2 gene encoding multimerin-2 isoform X2 codes for MLLTLLLGLGGPLAWGLPGAWAQVPRAGFSDPPSPRGPEEWREETEDPSRGPGRRNWCPYQTSKLVTFVAACRAEKFLVHSQQPCPQGAPDCQQVRVLYHTAHRPVYQVRQKVLASVAWRCCPGYAGADCQDHDPTATPEPAGPGEVPGAPVHGPAGFGLGPAAAETVRAQAQQERLLGELQNDVRQAAGSLPSLREALARNLTAAAELPGRSSEQVPLPQVDAFLQVHLSPIWSSFNKSLHSLAQAVRNLSRDVEANRRAIERGQGGAACGADVQKPGAKRESKVQEDARRVGQLQRDLDDCRHGWRPPPPPQTFSEVQADEDPESEPLPKAPELESLQAWLGHLQNNFSALQVAVGRREEEVHDALGGVRAAVAQHGQELKQLFTLSEDASLRLGKAERQLDKLRVDQGALRELRAVLTERSLAMEENKEEVERRLLGLSLTLQQVQGAQASLLPHVRNCSRALSQARAALDERRGLDKPSPQALRKALETLAESVEALRGQGAQAQAELALLGGRVRALARGVAELQRARDAAQRDARQLHSSFAALLEDTLRHEAVLAALFGDEALEELGEAALGPQPPSLEQTRAALWAAGPGAAADRELEGLRGAAASVQQALERHVRLFHGLFGNFQGLLAANVSLDLEKLQALLSRRERRQQGGLEAARRRDRKRGAPWADSGGKASAVAFYASLAAGTAAPQTVKFNTTLLNAGSSYFPEHGYFQAPERGVYFFAVSVEFGPGPGAGQLVFGGRHRTPVHATEEQATTFAVAQLQKDERVWFELTQGTVTKRNPPGATFGGFLISRT; via the exons TAACTGGTGCCCGTACCAGACGTCCAAGCTGGTGACCTTCGTAGCTGCCTGCAGAGCCGAGAAATTCCTGGTCCACTCGCAGCAGCCGTGCCCGCAGGGGGCTCCGGACTGCCAGCAAGTCAGAGTCCT GTACCACACGGCCCACAGACCGGTGTACCAGGTCAGGCAGAAAGTGCTGGCCTCAGTGGCCTGGAGGTGCTGCCCGGGCTACGCGGGCGCCGACTGCCAGGACCACG ATCCCACGGCGACCCCCGAGCCCGCAGGGCCAGGGGAAGTTCCCGGAGCGCCTGTGCACGGGCCTGCTGGCTTCGGACTGG GTCCCGCGGCTGCCGAGACGGTCAGGGCCCAGGCGCAGCAGGAACGCCTGCTGGGAGAGCTCCAGAACGACGTCCGCCAGGCGGCTGGCAGCCTCCCCAGCCTGCGGGAGGCCCTGGCGAGGAATCTCACAGCTGCAGCAG AGCTTCCCGGAAGGTCCTCGGAGCAGGTGCCGCTGCCGCAGGTGGACGCCTTCCTGCAGGTGCATCTCAGTCCCATCTGGAGCAGCTTCAACAAGAGCCTGCACAGCCTTGCCCAGGCCGTGAGGAACCTGTCTCGGGACGTGGAAGCCAACCGCCGCGCCATCGAGAGGGGCCAGGGCGGGGCGGCGTGCGGGGCCGACGTCCAGAAGCCCGGCGCCAAACGCGAGAGCAAGGTCCAGGAGGATGCGCGGAGGGTGGGCCAGCTGCAGCGGGACCTGGATGACTGCCGGCACGGCTGGCGccctccgccgccgccgcagACCTTCTCTGAAGTGCAGGCCGACGAGGACCCTGAGTCGGAGCCGCTGCCCAAGGCCCCGGAACTGGAGAGCCTGCAGGCTTGGCTGGGCCATCTGCAGAACAACTTCTCCGCCCTGCAGGTGGCCGTGGGCCGCAGGGAGGAGGAGGTGCACGACGCCCTGGGGGGCGTGAGGGCCGCGGTGGCCCAGCACGGCCAGGAGCTCAAGCAGCTGTTCACGTTGTCCGAGGACGCCTCCCTGCGGCTGGGCAAGGCCGAGCGGCAGCTGGACAAGCTGCGGGTGGACCAAGGGGCGCTGCGCGAGCTCCGGGCGGTCCTGACCGAGCGGTCCCTGGCGATGGAGGAGAACAAGGAGGAGGTGGAGCGGCGGCTGCTGGGGCTCAGCCTCACCCTGCAGCAGGTGCAGGGCGCCCAGGCCTCCCTGCTGCCCCACGTCAGGAACTGCAGCCGCGCGCTGTCGCAGGCCCGGGCCGCCCTGGACGAGCGGCGGGGGCTGGACAAGCCGTCCCCGCAGGCCCTGCGCAAAGCCCTGGAGACGCTGGCCGAGAGCGTGGAGGCGCTGCGGGGGCAGGGCGCGCAGGCGCAGGCCGAGCTGGCGCTGCTGGGCGGCCGGGTGCGGGCGCTGGCGCGCGGGGTGGCCGAGCTGCAGCGCGCCAGGGACGCGGCGCAGAGGGACGCGCGCCAGCTGCACAGCTCCTTCGCGGCGCTGCTGGAGGACACGCTGCGGCACGAGGCCGTGCTGGCCGCCCTCTTCGGGGACGAGGCGCTGGAGGAGCTGGGCGAGGCGGCGCTGGGCCCGCAGCCGCCGTCCCTGGAGCAGACGCGCGCGGCCCTGTGGGCAGCGGGCCCCGGTGCGGCCGCCGACCGCGAGCTCGAGGGCCTCCGCGGCGCCGCCGCCTCGGTGCAGCAGGCGCTGGAGCGGCACGTGCGGCTCTTCCACGGCCTCTTCGGGAACTTCCAGGGGCTCCTGGCGGCCAACGTCAGCTTGGACCTGGAGAAGCTGCAGGCCCTGCTGAGCCGGCGGGAGAGGCGGCAGCAGGGCGGCCTGGAGGCTGCGCGCAGGAGGGACAGGAAGCGGGGGGCGCCGTGGGCCGACAGCGGGGGCAAAG CCTCCGCGGTGGCCTTCTATGCCAGCCTCGCAGCGGGGACGGCCGCGCCGCAGACGGTGAAGTTCAACACGACCCTCCTCAACGCCGGCAGCAGCTACTTCCCCGAGCACGGCTACTTCCAAGCCCCCGAGCGCGGCGTCTACTTTTTTGCGGTGAGCGTTGAATTTGGCCCCGGGCCAGGCGCCGGGCAGCTGGTGTTTGGAGGTCGCCATCGGACCCCAGTCCACGCCACCGAGGAGCAGGCGACGACCTTTGCTGTGGCCCAGCTGCAGAAGGACGAGAGGGTGTGGTTTGAGCTGACCCAGGGGACGGTGACGAAGAGAAACCCGCCGGGCGCTACCTTCGGGGGCTTCCTGATCTCCAGGACCTGA